The nucleotide sequence CTTCGCCGCTCTGGGCGTGGAGGTCGATCGGAACGAAATCCGCCCCTTCATGGGTCTGAAAAAAATCGATCACGTCCGGGCCATGTTCGCCCTGGAAAGCGTAGCCGAGAAATGGCGTCAGACCCACGGCGCGTTGCCGGACGAAGACGACATCCACCGCGTCTATGCTCTCCTGGAGCCCATGATGATCGAAGCCGTCACCACACACGCTCTGCCCATCCCCGGGGTTGCCGAATCTGTGGATTCCTTGCGAAGCCGAGGCATCCGTATCGGCTCATCCACGGGCTACACCCGGCCCATGATGGAAGCCCTGGCACCCGTGGCAGCAATTCACGGCTACGCACCTGACCGATGGGTCTGCAGTTCCGATGTTCCAGACGGAAGGCCCTGC is from Deltaproteobacteria bacterium and encodes:
- a CDS encoding phosphonoacetaldehyde hydrolase, with the protein product MTKPFVYLETYRGPVLAVILDWAGTAVDYGCIGPTEVFHRAFAALGVEVDRNEIRPFMGLKKIDHVRAMFALESVAEKWRQTHGALPDEDDIHRVYALLEPMMIEAVTTHALPIPGVAESVDSLRSRGIRIGSSTGYTRPMMEALAPVAAIHGYAPDRWVCSSDVPDGRPCPWMCYQNALALQTYPMAAMIKIGDTIADIHEGRNAGMWSVAVTRTSVELGLTRAETEALPPDELRA